A stretch of the Chanos chanos chromosome 1, fChaCha1.1, whole genome shotgun sequence genome encodes the following:
- the LOC115805228 gene encoding class I histocompatibility antigen, F10 alpha chain-like encodes MLDDVQLGYYDSADRKYVHRHPHANSEDYDSEQKDAGVVFGTPPSPSEEIDVFQRIIGCELLDGDVPGQVKLLDSYSGFAGNLQELNFNLQKKTLVWSMDSIIDWVVENIYQPICIKILRRYLQREKRYLLRKVKPRVRLLKKTLTHSTRTQVTCLATGFYPRHINLTLLRDGQPIPEDQLTGGILLPNTDGTYQMRKSLEVSAREVKRNYTCVVTHLSLDNKLDISVDYDPGPSILPIVLFVLLALFVLVMIPIASCIIWKKCAGHRELTQNRYIATASTEDNECSTDPK; translated from the exons ATGTTGGATGATGTGCAACTGGGATACTATGATTCAGCTGACAGAAAATATGTCCACCGCCACCCACACGCTAATTCAGAAGACTATGATAGTGAACAGAAAGATGCTGGTGTTGTGTTTGGAA CACCACCCTCACCATCTGAAGAGATTGATGTGTTTCAGAGGATCATTGGGTGCGAGCTGTTGGATGGCGACGTCCCAGGACAGGTTAAGTTATTAGATTCTTACAGTGGCTTTGCAGGAAACCTACAGGAACTCAACTTCAACTTGCAAAAGAAGACTTTAGTGTGGAGCATGGATTCGATTATCGACTGGG TGGTGGAAAATATTTATCAGCCTATATGCATCAAAATCTTACGGCGGtaccttcagagagagaaaagatatttGCTGAGAAAAG TGAAACCCAGAGTCAGGCTTCTCAagaagacactcacacactctacaaGGACTCAGGTGACATGTCTGGCTACTGGTTTTTACCCCCGCCACATTAACCTGACTCTGCTTAGAGATGGTCAGCCAATACCTGAAGACCAGCTTACTGGAGGGATACTGCTACCAAATACTGATGGAACCTACCAGATGAGGAAAAGTCTGGAGGTCAGTGCACGGGAAGTAAAACGTAACTACACTTGCGTAGTCACCCACCTCAGTCTGGACAACAAGTTGGACATCAGTGTTG ATTATGATCCGGGTCCGTCCATCCTACCCATAGTACTCTTTGTACTGTTGGCCTTGTTTGTGCTGGTGATGATACCCATTGCTAGCTGCATCATATGGAAGAAATGTGCAG GTCATAGAGAACTGACCCAGAATAGATACATCGCTACtgcaa GTACAGAGGACAATGAGTGCTCCACAGACCCCAAATAA